The region GTCGACCTGCTTCACCGAGCGACGGCAGTCGACGTCATGCTCACGCCGCGGCGCGTCGATGTGGCGAGCAAGAGACACCACATCCTGCCGGCCCAGAGGGGCGCCGGCGAACTCCATCTCCACGTACCGCGACCCCGCGATGACGTGCTGGTTGGTGTGGTCGTTCTGCCTGCCAGGACCGGCCAGGTACGACACCAGCCCGGTCATGTTGGCGCCCTCAACGACGTTCGGGATCACGTCAGATCCCAGGACTGCACGGTCGCTTCGATCAGCCGCGCCACTCGTCGCACTTCCTCGAACGTCGCCTCCGCATCGGAGGGATAGACGCGCTCCGTGTTGGCGTACTTCGCGATCTGGTTCACGTTGTTCCCGATCGCCGCCAACCCGTCCTGCAGCTCGAACACCCCCGCGATGAACTTCCGGACGTCCGACCGGGTCTGGACGTTCGCGTTCATCGCCGACTCCACCAGCAGTCGCGGCACCGTGATCCCGCCCGCCACCACGGCGCGGGCCTCCAACGCGGCCTGCTCCTCAGCGTTCACGTACACGACGTAACGCTTATCGCGCGGCGACTCCGAGTTCTCGCGCCGCGACCGGCCGAACAGCTGCGAACGCCTCACGAGCAGCTCCAATCCACGCCAGCGCAGCGACCCCGCACCCACAAGGCGCGGGGACCACCGAGGCCATTCAGCCGCGGTGAGATCAGGTTACAGCATGTAACCTGACAGCTTGCTCCCGAATGACGGCCCGCAAAGCGGGTCCAGACGGGTGCTCCTTGGCGACCGGGAGGTCGCGGACCGCTCCAGCGGTTACCCTTTAGGATTACCTCATGAATGAGCCCATCCAGAATGTTGAAGAGTCGGTCGAGGCCGCGCGTCGGTTGGTCGAGCAGGAGACCAACGCGCGTGTCGATGCGGTGCGCGCGATCGTGGTCGCGTCGAACGAGGTCGAGACGTTGGAGGCGCGCCTGAGAGACGCGCAGGCCGCGCACGATTCAGCGTGGCAGGCGGCACTGCGTGCGGGTTGGAACGAGAAGAGTCTGCGCGCCACGGGCGCCCGTGGTCCGGGTCAGCAGGGCCGTCGCCCGCGTCGCCGTGAGGCCGCGTCAGCGGCGTCGGCGACGGCGGGGGAGTGACGCCTTCGGCGTCTGGGGGGTTGCGGTCCTGATCCCCCTGACCACCTGTGGACAGCACGAGCTCTCTCCTTCGGGCTCGTCCTGCCCACAGGTGGACAGCGGGACCCTCCACCCGGCCGCACACAGGCCACACGTCCCGTCACGTAAGCGTCGACGCGTCGAGTGCAGTGTGGCCTGTGCACGGCCTCATCGAGTGCAACTCCAGACCAGATACAGCGCAGCGCAGCTGCTCCCATTGTCGGGCGCAGCGACCTAGGTGATCGCCACCCGCCAGCAGTAAAGTGCACCGCGATTGGAGATTGCGGCGGTCGTCCCCGCTGTGTGCAGGACACCCAGCCGAGAGGTGTGCTGTGCACCATTGGGGGCGACCGCTTCCGCGTGGCTCGCATGCGAGATCAGTGGTTGTCCCCGGGCCGCTCAGCCCGGCGCCCGTTCAGGGCTGCCGGGCCGCGGCCGGGGCGTCAACCACACCGACCCGCTCTGCCTGCACCAGGGAACTGAAGCTGGGGGAGCGCGAGGGCGCCGAGCCCTCGCCGCCGGCCCTCGGAAAGGGCCGGCCCACCACCTCGGAGGGGTGGGCTATCCGAGTTCGAGGGAGTGCAACTCGGAGAGCAGCATCATCACCTCGCGGCGTGTGAAGGAGTGCTGAAAGTCCAGCGTCAGCACCGGGTCATCCACGCCGACCGGGCCGTCTTCATAGACGGCCTCGATCGCCGCGTGCTCCAACACGGATCGGACTCGCGCGGCAACCTCGGGGGAGGGTTTGCCCGCGATGATCGACAGCAGCACCGCGGGCGACAGCTCCGCGTTCGCCGCGGTCGCATTGCCGATCGCGGGCAGCTCGTCGCTCATGGCTAGTGGGCGACGAGGCGAGAGGCGACGAGGCGGTTCAGGGACACGTTCTGCTCGGCAGCTTCCAGTGCGAGCTGGCGGTGCTGCTCGGGCAGGAGGCGCACCTGGAACTTGCCCGAATACTCCCGGTCCGCGATCGCTTCCGGGACGCTCTCACCGTTGCTGACCATGTCGTCGACGACGTCGCGGGCGAGGGTCTGGATGCCGTCGAAGGCGGCTCGCTGATCCTCCGCGAACCAGGACAGGGACGGCATCTCGGCCACGGTTCCGATGTACCCGCCGTCCTCGCCGGACCAGCGGACCCGGTAGCTGTAGTGCTCTGCAGCGTTCATGATTCCATCCCTTCCAACTTCTCGATGGCGGCCAGGACCTGCCCCACCTGGTAGGGCTTGGCCTTGCCATGATCGTCCTGAATGTTCACTCGCGGATCCCCCGGCCAGGGCATCCGATAGACCCGGTGTGAGGTGCCCTGCTGGCGCGGTTCACCGAAGTAGTGGTCGCATACTTTGGCGAGGTCGTTGAACCTCACCCCGCTCCGATTGCGGCGCATCTCCTCGATGAGCTTGTCGATCCGAGCCATGAATCTATGATACCACTATTGATACTACGCCGCAGGGCGTCGGACGCGCGCGTCCGGCCAGTCAGTGACCGCGTGAGCTGCCGATGAACGCGCCATCTTCTGTCGGCGGACCTCTAGTTCCTGACGGCTCACCACCGGTCGTGCGTCGGGGCGGGGGGAGAAGGCGATGCGGTAGAAGAGTTCGACATCGGCGAGGGCCTGTGCGAGCTCGGCCTGCGCGTGGGCGAGGTCCGCGAGAGCGTCGTCAGTGAGCTGCTGCATCACACGGGTGTCGTGCTCGTGGGCGTCGAGTGCGTCGGCGTACCCGGCCACGTAGATTTCGAGCTGCTCGAGGCTGAGCGCGGCGAGGTCGATGCTCATGACCGATCCTTTCCGTAGGCGTCACGTTCGTACTGCTCGAGCGCGGCCAGGTAGGCGGGGGAGTGGGTGTCGTAGCGGGCGACCGCAGCGGCGGTCCCGGTGAACAGGTCGGTGTTGCGGTAGAGCCGTCCGCAGGCGGGGCAGAGGGTGTGCTCGTCCGGGTTGGTGCTGCCGCTGCTGTCGAAGGTGATCGCGCCCTCACTGTCGGCGGCGTACCAGTCGGCGGCGTAGCTGTCGTTGCCGCACGCGCACGTCTGGTTCTCCCCGTCGACGTCTGCCACGGCGATCCCGTCGACGACGGGGTAGGCGGGTGCATCCAGGACAGGCATCGTGTCGACCCGTTATGCGGCGGCGAGGGTGCCGATGAGGTCGGGCCGGAAGCCCGCCCACGACCCCGCCGCGGTATCGGTGATGACGATGGGGGCGGTGAGCCCGATGGTCGCCTTGAAGTCCTCAATGACCTCGGCAGGCTGGTCCTCCAGCAGCCGTGGCTCGTAGGCGATCCCGGCCCGATCCAGTGCGGTCTCGGTGGCCTTGCACTGACCGCAGAACCCGGCCTTGGTGTAGACGACGACGCTCATGATCCCTGCCCCTTTCAGCGGCCGTAGTAGTGGAGACGGTCAGCAACACGCGAGGCGACGAACCCCGCAGCGAGGAAGAGCGCGGCGACCCCAACCGCGACGAATGTGACGATCACCGAAGCCGCTCCCAGACCGAGGAGCACCAGGCCGATACCGGCCACGATGCCGACGACAACGACGCCCACGGCGGTGAGGTAGAGGGTGTCCGAGACGGTGTCGGCCTGCTCTGCCTTGGTGTATCCGGTGGTGTTCATCTGTCCTTCTCCTTCGCTGATTCGCGGTATCGGATGTGACCGGTTCATTGAATAAGGGGACCGTCCTGCCGGCCGCCGGAGCCTGTCAAGCGACGCTCCCGCCCCTACCCGCTTGCAGGAGTGTTGGACCGCAGGTGCGGAGCACCTTCCCGAACCGCCCACATGTCTGGGGCGAGGCGCGGCGCTTGACAGGCGGAGAGCGGCCGGCAGTACGATCCACCCTTCGATGCACCGGACACCCCACCGGCACCCGGCCCCCACAGCGCGACCACACAACCAGCGACCCGCCCCGTCCTGCTGCGGCCCGGAGGGCGCCATGCCTGGGGGTGTCGGAGGGGGCCCGGCTAGAGGCCCCCTCCGGGCCGGCCCCCGGGGTGGGGCCGGCCGCCGCGTCTCAGGGCAGCACGGACCTGCACAGCAGCACCACGAGCAGCAGCCCGCCCAGCACCGTCAGCGCCAGGACCACGCCTCGCCCAGCCGCGGGTCGGGGGCGGGTGTGGGGGAGTGGCTGGCCGCTCACGACGCCTGCCCCGTGGTGTCGGTGCGGAGTTGATCGAGTAGGTGGCGGATGCCTTGTCCGTAGCCGAGGACGATCGCGTAGGCGATCGCCACCGGGTCCGCGCCGGGGGTGTAGCTGGCGGCTCCGGGCTTGGCTCCGGGGTCGAGGTAGCAGCCGTCGCACACGTACTCGAACACGTCCGCGTAGGTGGTCAGGTCGGACTCCTCGGAGCCGGACTGGATCGCGTCGGCGGCGATCACGTCGAGCTGCACGGTGATCTGTTCGGGGATCTCGACTTCCGCGAGGATGAGCCAGCCGCGGACTCGTTGGAGGTCGGAGGCGTCCCCGACATCGCCTACCCAGCGGCGCGCGTGGCCGTCGGTCATCCACCACATCCGCGGGTCGTCGGACACGGCGGGCGGTGGGGTGAGCAGGCCCCGGTCGCGCATCTCTAGGGTGACGGCGTCGAGTTCGGCTTGGTCCTCGGTGACGCTGTCGAGGCAGAGTCGGTGCAGCTCGCCCAGCTCTTTGTCGGTGCTGATCTTCACCTGGTCGTAGATCGTCATGATGCTTCTCCCTTCGGGCGAGGGGTGGGGCGGCGTGTGGCCGCCCCACCCCCTTGGCCGGATCAGGCCGCGTCAGCCTCAGCAGTCACGGACTCGGACTCGACCTCGACCGCCTCGGCGGGCGCATCCGCGTCCGCCGTGCTGGCCTCGGGGTCGGTGGGCTCGGGGTCGGGCTCGTACCCGGCTGCGATCCGCTCCACGGGGGACAGGTGGTAGCCCCACGTCTCCAACTGGCGCAGGTACGCCGCGTGCTCGGCGCGGGGGTGTCTCCACGACTCGCGGCTCGTCGCGTGCTCCCGAGCAGACAGCGCCACCGCGAGGGAGACGTAGGCCGCACGGGTGGGGGTCTTCTCCACCTGGGCCGCCATGGCCTCGCGGTTGTTGTAGCCGGTGATGCCGAGCAGCTCGCCCGCGATCCCGTCGTTGTCGTTGCTCAGTTCCCAGCGGTGCCGCGTCATCGTCACCGCGACGAACGAGCCCACACCGGTAGGCAGCTTCTTCCGCGACAGCAGGGTCTTGAGCCAGTCGATCCGGACGGTGGTCGCGGTGTCCCACGCCTTGTTGTTCGCGATCAGAGTCCGACGCGCCTCCCGCTTCGCCGTAGCCTCAGCCTCGGCGCGGGCCTCCGCTTCCTCAGCCGTCAGCTCCGGCTCGTCTGACGCGGCGCAGGCGGTGGTGTTCTGGTAGCGGTAGATCGAGCGGTGCAGCTCCTTGCGGGTGCAGTACGCGGTGACCTGCACGTCGCCTTCATCGAGGCCGTAGACCTCGACCCGCACGACGTGACCGGGGCAGGCGGCATGCGTCTCCGGGTCGAGGGTGGGACGCTCGTCGGCGTCGTCGTCCGCGTCGGTGAGGCGACCCAGCTCGGTCATGGTCGACCAGTCGTACCGGGTGACCACCGTGAGCCCCTGGGCCTCGTACTGGGCGACGAGTTCGGCCTGGCGGACCCGGATCACGTGCTCGTCGCGCTGCTCCTGGGCGACGAACTCCAGATCGTCGTCGTCGCAGTCGGTGACCGCCGAGATAGCGTCGTCATCGCCCTCGAACTCCGCGATCAGCATCAGCCGATCCAGCGAGTACGTGCCGTATCCGGCGTACTGGGTCGCGGTCTTCGACTTCGCCACGGTCAACGCGCCGGTGACGTGCTCCGCGCTCTGTCCCGCGCTCTTGGCGATCTTCTCCACGCTGATCCCATCCAGCGCCAGCTGCTCATACGCCGCGATCCGGTCCGTGAGGGCCAGATCGGCACGAGCGAACGTGCGCAGCTGATCCTGGATGCGCCCGGACTCGCTGCCGGTCGCATCTTCCAGCCCGAACACGGCGAGCATGCTCTCCACCCCGGCCTCGCGGGCGGCGAGGAGGCGACGCTGACCGTCGTACACGTACACGGCACCCTCCGCGGTGCGGCGGGCCAGGACGGGCTCACGGACGCCCTCGGCCCGGATCGAGTCGACGAACTCGGGCGGGAGGACGACCTGGGTGCGGATGTTGGGGTCCAGCTCGACCTCGTTCGGATCGATCTGCTCGATACTCACCACGGGAGCGGCGGTTTTAGTGGTCTTAGTCATCTTTTTCTCTTTCAGATAAAGTGATCGGTAGCGGTCGGGAACCGAGGCAGCTGAAATGCTTCGGTCCCCGACCTTTGTTCTTGGGTACTGCGAGGGTTAGACGAAGCTCGCGGCGGCGAGGTCCGCGGTGGGACTGCTGTGCAGCCACCACTGGACGACGGCGAGAGCCTGGTCCTGGGACAGGGACGCGATATCCCCGTCCGGCGTGGAGGCC is a window of Cnuibacter physcomitrellae DNA encoding:
- a CDS encoding glutaredoxin domain-containing protein, coding for MSVVVYTKAGFCGQCKATETALDRAGIAYEPRLLEDQPAEVIEDFKATIGLTAPIVITDTAAGSWAGFRPDLIGTLAAA
- a CDS encoding MobC family plasmid mobilization relaxosome protein translates to MGAGSLRWRGLELLVRRSQLFGRSRRENSESPRDKRYVVYVNAEEQAALEARAVVAGGITVPRLLVESAMNANVQTRSDVRKFIAGVFELQDGLAAIGNNVNQIAKYANTERVYPSDAEATFEEVRRVARLIEATVQSWDLT
- a CDS encoding type II toxin-antitoxin system HicB family antitoxin, producing MNAAEHYSYRVRWSGEDGGYIGTVAEMPSLSWFAEDQRAAFDGIQTLARDVVDDMVSNGESVPEAIADREYSGKFQVRLLPEQHRQLALEAAEQNVSLNRLVASRLVAH
- a CDS encoding ParB/RepB/Spo0J family partition protein, giving the protein MTKTTKTAAPVVSIEQIDPNEVELDPNIRTQVVLPPEFVDSIRAEGVREPVLARRTAEGAVYVYDGQRRLLAAREAGVESMLAVFGLEDATGSESGRIQDQLRTFARADLALTDRIAAYEQLALDGISVEKIAKSAGQSAEHVTGALTVAKSKTATQYAGYGTYSLDRLMLIAEFEGDDDAISAVTDCDDDDLEFVAQEQRDEHVIRVRQAELVAQYEAQGLTVVTRYDWSTMTELGRLTDADDDADERPTLDPETHAACPGHVVRVEVYGLDEGDVQVTAYCTRKELHRSIYRYQNTTACAASDEPELTAEEAEARAEAEATAKREARRTLIANNKAWDTATTVRIDWLKTLLSRKKLPTGVGSFVAVTMTRHRWELSNDNDGIAGELLGITGYNNREAMAAQVEKTPTRAAYVSLAVALSAREHATSRESWRHPRAEHAAYLRQLETWGYHLSPVERIAAGYEPDPEPTDPEASTADADAPAEAVEVESESVTAEADAA
- a CDS encoding toxin HicA — encoded protein: MARIDKLIEEMRRNRSGVRFNDLAKVCDHYFGEPRQQGTSHRVYRMPWPGDPRVNIQDDHGKAKPYQVGQVLAAIEKLEGMES